The Apus apus isolate bApuApu2 chromosome 4, bApuApu2.pri.cur, whole genome shotgun sequence genome contains the following window.
GAGAATTCCAGATGgatgtacaaaaaaaatataaaatctaaaGGGATTCAGAACAACTACAAGAATTAGACTGGATGTGCTAATTGTCTGCTtgtggtaaaaagaaaaaaaccacaaacacgAGGATTGGAGGTACTAGGTACAAGAATTACCAGCAGCCCAAAAGCAATCAGCACTCCAGGGAGAAAAGTTACTTAAATCAGGCACTTAGAAGCACCTCCCAAAGgtatttttaatccagaaaaacATAAATCAGGATGTAAATATATCCCATCTTTTACCGACgtgaaaaaaagtcaaaacggaagagagctcagcacctctcaACAAAGGAAACAGCTCACAAACCGTGGCTGCCAAACCACAGCAACTGCCAGGGCCACCACGCAGCGAAGTCCTGGTGAAATTTGCAGGCACCAGCAGAGACGCCTCATGAAACAGCATTTAACGGGAAGGCACGTGCTGCCGAAACTGCGACCCTGCCTTCCCTACAGGGCGCCCCTGCTGCCATGCCAGCACTCCCGAAAGCTCGTTTTTCCTGAACGGGGAGGAAATCGGTGCTTTTATAGCTCGCCTGAACACAGAACTCGATCACCCAGCTTAGCCGGGGCGCGCTTCTCGGACAAAGCCGGCCCTCCCACGAAGAAGAGGTGAAAGGTACCGTTTTCATCTTGCCCCAGGCTCCCTCGCCGCTCCACACAACCCCGAGGAAAAGCTTCTTCCAGCCCCTTCTTGCAGGCGGGGGGAGGGAAGCACAGGGGCGTCACGGCCGCTGTGGTGGTCCGGTCCGGGAGAAGCCCGTCGGGATGCTGGAGACGCTACCGAGAAGGGAAGAGAGTGAGAGCAGGGCCCGAGGAGCACGACGGAGACACCGCGGCCCGGCCGGCGAACACAGGCCGAGCGGAGGATGGCGGCGGGCAAGGCCGCGGCCGCGGGGAGGCAGCGCCCTGCGGGGCCGGGCCAGGCCAGGCCATCCCCGGGCCACCCCCGGGCCATCCCCAGGGCCACCCCCGGGCCGAGGGGCCCGCTCCgcccccgcacggccccgcacggccccgcaccccgggcccggcccgcccgcacCTCCGCGGCCGCGCGCCTCCCGCCTGCCCaaccgccgcccgcccgcccgcgcaGGCGCGTCTGCCGCTCGCCCcgcccacctcccccccccccccccccaggctgccctgccATTGGTCAGTTCGAAAGGGCGACGCGGCGCGGCCCGGCGTGCCGCCGCGGGGCATGCTGGGGGTTGCAGTCCGCCCGGAGGCCCgggcggcggaggcggcgggagcCGCTCGCTCCCGTTGCCATCAGCGGCGGCTGGTCCCTGGGGGCCACACGGGTGTCCCGCGGCGGGGAACGGCAGTCTCAGACCCTGCCTCGTGGTCGCCGCCTCCCGCCGGGGAACCGGAACCACCGACCGGCCGCCGGTTCCCCCGCGGGAGGCGGGCTCAGGGGGGGTCCCGGTCAGGTCCTAGCAGCGGGTAGAGGCAGCTGCGTTAAGGGGCAAACTCGAAACACCAGTTATTCCCCCCAAAGAGCGGCTCGCCAAGGCGGAGGGGCAGCACGGGTGCCGGCGCTGAGCGGGACGTCGGGGCTCGGCTCCCCCCGTCCTGACGGTACCGCCGGGATGGGGCAGCCCCGGGAGGGAAACAGGGCTCGGCAGCTTCAAGCACCGACCCGGAGAGTGGTCCCGTCCCCTCGCATCGAAAATCACCGGGTTTATCCCTTCGGATCCTTCCTTTCTGCCCTCTTTCGTTACCCGGCGCAGGCTCCCGTTCTAGCTGCCGTACCCCCTTTGTTCCCGGTACCGGACCGGTACCCACCTATGAAATACCACTTACTGTGGGGTttacttattttctgtgaaCCACTGAGCCCGTCCCCGATGGGGAGGCAGCCGGGGGGTGCCCGGAGcggggagaggaggagcctCCGGGAGCCGGGGTCGGTCCCCGGGAGCTGCCCGGAACACGCTGCCCCTCGCCGCCGTTTTTAACAAAATACTCCTCAAACCAGAAAAACTCTCCCCGTTTCCCAAACAGTTTCGGAGCGTTGTAGAAAGACCCTTCCTCTTCCAGCCAAACGAAAGGGACCGAACCCCCCACCGGGCCGCGAGCAGGGGGGGACGGGCAGGCCCATCCTGCATTCCCTTCGGGAAACGAAATAACgagcagaaggcaggaaaaaaaagaaaataaacgGCGTTACACGTCGTTTTCTCTCTCCCGTGCTCTCCCGGTCCTTCCTGCAGCGGCAGCTCCCGCCGTGCCCGGCCCGGCTGCGGGGACCCCCGGGGGTCGGGGGTACCCTCGGGGCAGGGCCGCCCAGCGGGAACACGCCACGGCAAATTTACAAAGGAggcttaaaatgttttatttttgtttttctttctttctctctttaaaaatatttacagatcTGAAATAAcgcttttttaattattatttttttctttctttctttcccaagtGGCAGGTTAGCAGGAGGACAGCTGGGCATGACCCCGGTGCCCCGGGCTCTCCGTTTTCCCGTCCCTCCCGTCAGTTCCGTTCCTCTGTCCCCGCCGTAGTGGCGGCCCGAGACCCCCGCACCGAGCCCCTGGACGGGGCGGCCTCGGGGAAGGGATGGTGGCTGCTCAGTAGTCGATCTTGTTGTAGAGGTTGTAGAGCGGTAAGGCCGAGAGGTTGCTGCCGGGGTAGTAGAGAGGGGCGGGGAAGGCGATGGACCGGGGCACCGGCACTCGGAGGAGGGAATTGTCTCTGAACACCAGCGGCATCCCCACCAGAGTCTGCGCCGAGGCGTGGGCCATGTTGGCCGCCTCCAGCTCGGCAGAGAGCTGCCGTTTCCATTTGTTCCTGCGGTTCTGGAACCAGGTTTTCACCTGGGTCTCGGTAAGCTGCAGGCTGGAGGCCAGGCAGGCCCGCTCCGAGCTGCTCAGGTAGCGCTTCATGTCGAAGGTGGATTCCAGCTGATAGACCTGGCTGCGGCTGAACACCGTGCGGGTCTTCTTCTTGGCGGCTCCGGCCTGCCGGTCCCCGCCGTCGCGCTGCCGGTCCCCGCAGGAGGGCGAGGAAGGTCCCAGCggcttctccttctcctccttacAGTCCTGCTGGGGGGGCGAGAGGAAGGGCCCCCCCCGTTCCCCGCTGTCCGTAGCCGCCGCTCCGCTCCCCTTGGCGGTGCCTGCAACAGAGCGACAGAGCGGGGGTCGCACGGTGGTCGGTACCAGCACCCCCCGACGGCTGAGACCCAACCCCCCCCGGCTGGGGAAGGGCCGAGGCCAACCCCCCCGGGCAGGCACCCGTCCCCTCAGATCCCGGTGGAAGGCAACACCGACGCAGGGGGGAAGGCATCCTCTTCTGGGATGTCacatggatggatggatggatggatggatggatggatggatggatggatggatggacggacGGACAGACAGTCAGACAGGTGGCTGAAGCCAGTAGCTGCTTTCCCACCCAGGACGAgccagcacttttttttttttttttttacttcgTAGCATTTCATTTCCACAGACCGTTTAGCCAAAATGAATGGTAAAAAGATACAAGAAGTAAACATGTTTCTTCCCCTTTGCCCGAGCGCTGCAAATAAGCACAACCTCAGGAAAGCAGCGTTATCCATCGCACCGCGCCCCTCTGGGGGAATCAGCCCCGGGTGGGGTTAgacggggggaaaaaaagcaaaaaaaaacccaaaacagccACCCTATTTTTGATGGAgttccttcctccccctccagccAGGGACGGCGCAAATAACGCTCTGCCCCGAGAGCAAGGAGGGGGCGACGtgtcttccccccccctccctctgcGGCCCTTCCCGTGGGCCCCGTCCCGTCCCGGTACTCACCGAGACAGGTGAAGCTGAGGGGCTGGTGTTTGTGGCACGGCTCGGCGGGGCCCTGAGCCTCGGAGCAGAAGCAGCCGCGGTGTTTccagctctcctcctgctcctcgTCCTCCGAGGAAAGGGAGAGGGTCCGGGTGCGGGGGGGCCAGGCGGGTGCCCTGCCGCCGGTTTCCCGGGGGGCTTCGGAGGTACCGCTGCCCAGGATGGACTGGATGGTGAAACTGGAGATGGGAGCAGTCGCCGAACAGCACTTGCTGGGATCTTCTTTGCTGCTCATCCTGGGTTCATaagaaagcagaggagggaaGCTCACGCTTTAGAGGCGCTCGGGGGGCCGGGGTGTGCGGGTGCTGGAAGcgagggaggggggggggaggacaCACCGGTAGCCTGGGGTGAGCTCGGCGcgggggtttgttttggggggtgTTTTCGGCGTGCCGCTGCCGGCTCTCCCAGCGCCTGCCCAGGCGGAATGCATGCTCCTTCCCCCGCGTCCCTATTGATctgcgggcggcgggcggcggggcttCATTTGCATGGAGGTGGCCTCCGCCGCGCCAATCACGGCGGCGGCGGACACGGAAAGTTTGGAAAGCCGCGGGGTCCGGGTTGGGGAGGGGTTGGCCCTGGCTGTTGGCAGGCACTTGGGGCCGGGGGGACCCCGGCGGGATCCTCCCCTGGGTGGTCGGGGGGCTGCTGTGACCCCGCGCCCCCCGAGGGAGGGATGCTGAGCTCCCGCAGTGCCTCCGCGCCCTCCACCTCGAGTGGGACGTGGGTGGAATGTCTTATGCGGGCCGGGGAGGGTTGAAATGAAACAACTTGTGCCTATCCGGGGATCTTTACCCTTCTCGCTGATTAcaggaagggaggggggaagaaataagtttttttaaaaaaaaaaagaaaaaaaaaccctatacaAACTGTTACGCTGTGCTCGGCAAAACCTCCTTCGAGAAAACACTGCCGATTACAAATATCTCCCAAAATCCctcctgccttttcttcccAAGGTCTGCAGGCCGAGGggaaaaggcagggagggagggggaggtcCTCCTGCTTTTCCAAATAAACTTTGTGAGGAGTCAGGGGCTCTTCCCCTCGGGGAAGGAGAATCAATCACAGCGAACGCGGCTCTTCTTTCCCCGCCGCTGTTTCCCTTGGAAGGGAAAATCTGCGGCCGCAGCCTGTGGCCGGGCCAGGGTTGCAGACACTGTGTCACACACGTCCCCGAGGGAACAGGGGGAGAGGGGTCGAGGGCAGGGTCACCCACGGGGGTCCCCCACTTTCCTGGGAGAGCAGGAAGCCGCGGGACCGCGGGCAGCGCTCCCAGGAAAGTGGGGGACCCCGAGGAGGTTTGCCGAGGCCAGGACCCCCGACGGCTGTCTGGGGAGGTGAGCTGGGGTCACCCGTGTCCGTGGGGTTCCCCCCGAGTCCTCAGGCAGCCCCACAAGCCACAACTGGAAATATCGTTGACTAATGAAGATGGGGCCAGTGCTGCGACTGGTTGGGCCAcagcccccccctccccaacccaCCCATCGGGCCAGGGGACAACAACTCCAGAAAATTAACACCGTGAGGAGGGGAAACATCCCGGCGGAGAGGAGAGAGCGGCAAGCACTGCTCCAGCTCCGAAATCCCTGAGGTCTTGATAGCGTTCATGTCGCGATACCCTTGGCCTTGGCAAGGACTCCGGCACCGGGATTTTAACCCCGGGTGGCCCGAGAAGAGGAGGGCGAGGGGCCCTGCTGGAGGAAGGGGCCCGGCCCCTGCTGTTGATTCCTCCCCTCGATGCGGTCGTTTCCCCTCTTCCAAACACACcctcccctccaaaaaaaaaaaaatcaaatcgGGGAAAGCGAAGAATGAGATGGAAATATACAAATCAATAGAGACAAATGTCAAGACgttttaaaatgacattttcattaACTCCGAGTCACCATATTATGTCTGGTATATTGAATAAAGTACTTATAATATAATTAGGTATAGCGAGATGACGACTGTTACCCAGACCAGCGGCATAATCTTTAACTACTTAACTACTTGATAGACTCATTAATGGACTAATTGATTAGGAAAAGtgttccagctcctcctctctCTGTGAGGGGCAGGTGCTGTCCTGTTTTACCACATTAaccttttcagtgcttttcaaCAGGGTCGCGACACATTACAAATGGTCAGCTTTAATCATGATGTCAGCTCATTAACCCGGAAAGACCCCGCACTGAAATACAATTTAAGAAATCGTCCTTCATCCCGCTCTGCCGCCCCTGCTGGCCCCACATCCAGACCCCAGCAACCCCTCCCGCGGGGGAGGGGGAGCGAGGCAAGGGGGCTCCGGGCAAAAACTGTCGAGGGGACCAGCCCGGCTTGGGGAGAAGCCCCTGGGGGCCGCGAGCCCTTGGCTCCGAGGGGACGAGGCCGGAGCAGCTAGGGAGACAGACCGGAGGACCAACCCCTCAGCCCCACGACGTGACACCGCGGTGGCACccctggcctccagctgccTCCCATCCAGCCCTCTTGTCCTTCAAAGCCCAACGACAGCCAGGCGTGCCCTTGGTGCGGTCCTCCCTTCCCCACGGAGGGGGTCTTGCCCTTAGGGGTGGCCCGGGTGGCTGTGGTAGGGCCGAGGGGACGCTCCGGTATCCGGGCCGAGATGCAAAAGCGCTGCGGGCAGTCGTGAGCTCTGCCCGAACACGGCGAGAAAATGGCTGGATTTTCCCGAAATGAGCCTTTCAGGCTAAACTTGGGAAAAGGCAGCTCCGCTCCGGCCGAAGGGAAGGCGAGGCAGCCCCTGCGGGATGCTCGCCGTCGCTGTCGGGCGGGCAGGACCCGGCCCCGGCTCCGCTTCCTCGGGGGGTGGGGGAGCAACACAACGAAGAGCTCATTACCATCTGATTAAATATTCATCAGGGCAGGGGATAGCGGCCGCGTTAAGGTTTTTGCGTGAGGGCAACCGGCGGCTAaatccccccctcctccccgcccccagccccagcccgtCCCGTCGGGGCACAGATGATCAAACGGCGCGGCCAAGATAAACTTTGAAAGACAGAGCGAACGCTTAAAGTTTAGATCTCCAGATTATTACAATGCTCGATATTAAAGTGGCCCTGAGCAAGCTTTCACAGGGAGCCTGATAAAAATTGATCTCCGCTGCTTTTGCAGCACTCGGAAAATAGGCTTGTTGAGCGGCCGTAATATCGGGAGAAGGTTCCCTCTGAAATGACAGATGAAGTCATAAACAAGTTTGATCTTGGAATCAAGCTTCGATAAATATTAAACACAGTCCCCTTTACACGTGTGGATTATGATATATGGCGCGTCCaaactttaaaataaggaaatacCAGAGAAAATGATCTCAATAAATTTTCTAAGTATAAACGTTGATTATGTTTCGATTTTCATTCAAGAGCCTCTGCTGCTCGTTTTTTGGTGCAAATGACATCTCGCAATAGGCTTTTGGGGAAAAGGGCTCCCTATTTGAAAAAGAGAGCCCTAGAGGTGTACAATTTATGTAATCTGTGGCTGGAAAATGAATCGTGTAATTTATTGGAAAACAGAAAGTCATGAAGATTGGATCAGCATAGCCTATCCAAGGCCCCCTATCCATCAAGTTCCAATTAACAACCTAACCAGAGAGCTTTAATGTGTTTCCAATCTAGTGGCCTGATAGACTCATCAATTCCTCTGggagaaattaagaaaatcgACCGCCCCTTGGCGTTGTAGTGTCATTCCTTTCTGCAACTATATgtcaaattaaaaacacaattaaaatttaaactgTTTCAATCAGAGGGTGCCCTGCAACCTATGTTTCACTTAATAGAACTTTGATGAAAATCTGATGGTTCCACTCCATCATGAAGGCGAATAGAGCTGAGGAGAGCAAGAGattctttatatttatttaaaatatcgGAGCTCGGGAAAGCCAAGACCAGGTGACCAAACCTGAGGGAAGAGGAGGTTTTATCCCCGCCGAGCTGCCACTTCCCACGCCCGCGGGAGCGCCTGGGGCCACACGCGTGTCCCCACGAGGGGACCAGCGTCCCACGGCCCCTTCCAGCCAGGCGGGGAGAAGGGACAGGGAGTTTTCAATCGAAGACACCGCTCTGAGCCAGAGGGATTGGCTGATTTGAGCTGTAAAATATGCACGAAAGGCCCGGGAGAGTCAGAAGGGCCCAAGCACCCACCCCGCTCCCCTCGAACCCCGGCCGCGGGCCAGCCCCGGTGGATGCGGGGGCTGCCTGAGGAAAGCCCGCAGTGTCTGCCCCTCCCTTTCCACTTTCCACTCGATATTGATGAAAACAGGTTTAGACTTCACCGTTGGGCAACTTTTCCCGCTTCGCCCGGGGATGCGGTCCCGGGGATGCGGCTTTAGCAGGGCTGCGAGCTCGGGGCAGCTAAACCACGCACCGGCTGCCTTCCCTTCgcctttttgccttttcttccccaaatatTTGAAGCAGTTTCGACCCCCCCGGACTGCGCATTCGGGTGGGTGCGAGTCCAGGGGTCGGTCCCGCCGCCCGGTTTCCCAACGAGATGGGAGCGGCGAGAGGATAATTTGGATGTGCGAGAACAAACCAAGGTCATCAACACCGCCGAAAGAGCTCAGGAACAATAGATTCATTTGAAACAATATTTTACAGACGTTTCGCGATCAATATGAACTGAAGCATTATGCTGTACCAATCTGTTAATGCTCTTAATGGTCTTCTCATTCCGTTAGCACACTAGACCAAGTCGATAGAGTAAAGTGATTATTACAGAGACACTTGCAgcatatttggaaaaaaaaaaataaaataaaaaattaacacacacacacaccccgtATTCCCACCGCTGCTTTAAAGCGGGATTAttccccaggagtggctccgtGTGTCCCCACCATGTGTCCCCAACTCCGCAGCCCATCCTGTGAGTCGCAGCCCCTACCAGCAGAATAAAACCTTTCCCACCAGTCTATACCAGAAAATTTGCAACTCTTCGGATGCaggaaaattacaaaataaaataaaataaattgaccAACCTCCCAAAATCTCTCGCCGCGACCGTGAGGCTtctgggggggggaggggaaggggtaTGAGCGGAGGGGGGCGAACCGCGCACCCCGATCCCTACTTCAGCCCTCCTGGAGGTAAAACTCTTCTGAATCCCCAAATCTGGTGATCGGGTAGTTTATATCTTTCCCCCCGCTGTTTGCTATACACAGCAAACCTCTATTTACTaccaaataaaagaaatacatgcATGTTTCGACCCAAAACAGGCGAGCTAGTTCTGTTCAGCCAAGCTCAAAACAGTGGCCGAGAAGAACCGTGTTATCTCTTGAATTGCAAACAAAGGCAGAGATTTGCCGAGCGGGGTTGCAGCAGTAAACAGAAGTGGCCGCAGAGTTGAGAACAGCTTAGAAGAATGAAGCAACTTTCGTTGAATTACACCAGCCTTTCTTGCCAAAGAGTTTTTGTCTCTGTAAAGATGATTTCtttccccctccaccccccatCCCCCATCACTCGGAGCGATTGTTTGCACTTGATCGGAGC
Protein-coding sequences here:
- the HMX2 gene encoding homeobox protein HMX2, giving the protein MSSKEDPSKCCSATAPISSFTIQSILGSGTSEAPRETGGRAPAWPPRTRTLSLSSEDEEQEESWKHRGCFCSEAQGPAEPCHKHQPLSFTCLGTAKGSGAAATDSGERGGPFLSPPQQDCKEEKEKPLGPSSPSCGDRQRDGGDRQAGAAKKKTRTVFSRSQVYQLESTFDMKRYLSSSERACLASSLQLTETQVKTWFQNRRNKWKRQLSAELEAANMAHASAQTLVGMPLVFRDNSLLRVPVPRSIAFPAPLYYPGSNLSALPLYNLYNKIDY